From Candidatus Desulfofervidus auxilii, a single genomic window includes:
- a CDS encoding flagellar hook-basal body protein codes for MHPSIYIALSGSIVQEERLNTITHNLANVNTPGYKKDIIGFRQYFLSALEYIQIDFTPGPLLPTDNPFDLAIEGDGFFVIETPDGIRYTRRGDFKLDQKHRLVTKQGFLVLGKKGVIFVRGKDFVVDQDGIVRVDGVAVDSLRIENFPKGTILKKEQNGLFVPMNGATSSSVQAKVKQGYLEGANVNIVKEMANMIQTLRNYETCQKLIQCIDEITGRAINEVGIIKI; via the coding sequence ATGCATCCCAGCATTTACATAGCGCTTTCTGGCAGTATTGTTCAAGAGGAAAGGTTAAATACTATTACGCATAATTTAGCTAATGTGAATACTCCTGGTTATAAAAAGGATATAATAGGATTCCGCCAATATTTTCTTTCAGCCCTAGAATATATTCAAATAGATTTTACTCCCGGACCTCTTCTACCTACAGATAATCCCTTTGATTTAGCTATAGAAGGAGATGGCTTTTTTGTAATAGAAACCCCAGATGGTATAAGATACACTCGCCGTGGGGATTTTAAACTGGATCAGAAACATCGATTAGTGACAAAACAAGGTTTTTTGGTATTGGGTAAAAAGGGGGTGATTTTCGTTAGAGGAAAGGATTTTGTTGTTGATCAAGATGGAATAGTAAGAGTAGATGGTGTAGCAGTAGATTCCTTAAGAATAGAGAATTTTCCAAAAGGAACTATTTTAAAAAAAGAACAAAATGGACTTTTTGTTCCTATGAATGGAGCTACTTCATCATCTGTTCAAGCAAAGGTGAAACAAGGTTATTTGGAAGGTGCCAATGTTAATATTGTTAAAGAAATGGCAAACATGATTCAGACATTGCGTAATTATGAAACCTGCCAGAAGTTAATTCAATGTATTGATGAAATTACTGGAAGAGCAATTAATGAAGTTGGAATAATAAAAATTTAA
- the flgB gene encoding flagellar basal body rod protein FlgB encodes MELFGGAFKNMEKVLDFYALRHNLLSANIANAETPNYRAFDLVFKEQLKKVFSDKNLPLLLTNSRHISSKPKDIYEIKPVLVATSPLTLGLDGNFVDIDYQMSQLAQNTLEYQALVQMLIRKIAILRYAINEGRR; translated from the coding sequence ATGGAGTTATTTGGTGGTGCTTTTAAAAACATGGAAAAAGTTTTAGATTTTTATGCTTTAAGACACAATTTATTGAGTGCTAATATTGCAAATGCTGAAACACCTAATTATCGAGCTTTTGATCTTGTATTTAAAGAACAGTTAAAAAAGGTTTTTTCTGATAAAAACTTACCTTTATTGCTTACTAATAGTCGCCATATTTCATCAAAACCAAAGGATATTTATGAAATAAAACCTGTTTTAGTTGCTACTTCTCCTCTTACTTTAGGTCTTGATGGAAACTTTGTAGATATTGATTATCAGATGTCTCAACTCGCTCAAAACACTTTAGAATATCAAGCATTAGTGCAAATGTTAATAAGGAAAATTGCAATTTTGAGATATGCCATTAATGAAGGAAGGAGGTAA
- a CDS encoding flagellar hook protein FlgE — MLKSLFTGVSGLNAMSLAMGTIGNNIANVNTVGFKGSRNVFADLLSSSIGRLSIGGGVRMSRVVPNFMQGSIITTGNTTDLAIDGDGFFIVNTGNGIYYTRNGLFLLDADGYLVTSEGYRLQGWQINQNGTISSTLGDINLSNIMSEAHATSNVSLKANLDAEAEIITVPFDRDDPSTYNYSTTLTVYDSLGKAHAISIYFVKTNVNTWDAHYVYVDGTGTIRDAGTQTLTFNSDGSLNDDNDTPINFDFGGGAVSPQAISFNYGTGTSEGGTGLDGSTQFAAPFSTNFLGQDGYPAGDLKSISINEDGIIEGLFSNGQVRNLYQIALADFVSPWNLAKVGDNLYAETGASGQPIIDVPNTGGRGKIISGALEMSNVDLATEFTNLILIQRAFQANARVITTSDEMLTELVNIKR, encoded by the coding sequence ATGTTAAAGTCATTATTTACTGGTGTGAGTGGTCTAAATGCTATGAGTTTGGCGATGGGGACTATAGGCAATAACATTGCCAATGTAAATACAGTAGGTTTTAAGGGTTCACGTAATGTTTTTGCTGATTTGCTTTCCTCTTCAATAGGAAGGCTTAGTATTGGTGGTGGAGTCAGAATGAGTCGTGTGGTACCCAATTTTATGCAAGGTTCTATTATTACTACTGGCAATACTACTGATTTAGCTATTGATGGTGATGGTTTTTTTATAGTTAATACTGGTAATGGGATTTATTATACACGTAATGGTCTTTTTCTCTTAGATGCTGATGGTTATTTGGTAACTTCCGAAGGTTATAGATTACAAGGATGGCAAATCAATCAAAATGGCACTATCAGCAGTACATTAGGAGATATAAATCTTTCAAATATCATGAGTGAAGCACACGCAACATCAAATGTAAGCTTGAAAGCTAATCTTGATGCCGAAGCTGAAATTATTACTGTTCCATTTGATCGGGATGATCCCTCTACTTATAACTATTCTACTACTCTCACTGTTTATGACTCCCTTGGAAAAGCTCATGCTATAAGTATATATTTTGTTAAAACTAACGTTAATACTTGGGATGCTCATTATGTATATGTAGATGGGACAGGTACAATTAGAGATGCAGGTACTCAGACACTAACTTTTAATTCTGATGGTTCATTAAATGATGACAATGATACACCTATTAATTTTGATTTTGGTGGTGGCGCAGTTTCCCCTCAGGCTATTTCTTTTAATTATGGTACTGGCACTAGTGAAGGAGGCACAGGTTTAGATGGTTCTACACAATTTGCTGCACCTTTTTCCACTAATTTTTTAGGACAAGATGGTTATCCAGCAGGGGATTTAAAGAGTATTTCTATTAATGAAGATGGAATAATAGAAGGTTTATTTTCTAATGGTCAAGTAAGAAATCTTTATCAAATCGCTTTAGCTGATTTTGTTAGCCCATGGAATTTAGCCAAAGTAGGAGACAATCTTTATGCTGAAACTGGGGCTTCAGGTCAACCTATTATTGATGTGCCTAATACAGGAGGTAGAGGAAAGATTATTTCTGGTGCTTTAGAGATGTCTAATGTTGATTTAGCTACAGAATTTACTAATTTAATCCTTATTCAACGAGCTTTTCAAGCAAATGCTCGTGTAATTACTACTAGCGATGAAATGCTTACAGAATTAGTAAATATTAAACGTTAA
- a CDS encoding MinD/ParA family protein — protein MLRETLRYREKMPNAAYYAGNRYKIKAPQARVISITSGKGGVGKTNVVANLAYVLSQIGKKVLVVDADLGLANIDILLGLTPKYNLQHVILGEKRLSEVIISGPGGVRILPASSGVEELAALNSEQKKRLIVEFSFLDDNYDFLLIDTAAGISPNVIYFNLAASEIVILVEPDPTSFTDSYAMIKVLSVKYGVDYFKILLNNVTSENEAKEIFEKLHLVTDKFLQVRLEYLGYIFHDKKLREAVRMQRAVVEIFPYAKSSQCFHQIVKALCDEPTNLGGNSVNRFINRLLGRDYL, from the coding sequence ATGTTGAGAGAAACGCTCAGATATCGTGAGAAAATGCCAAATGCTGCGTATTATGCAGGTAATAGGTATAAAATTAAAGCTCCTCAGGCCCGAGTTATATCTATTACTAGTGGTAAAGGAGGGGTAGGTAAGACAAATGTAGTAGCTAATCTTGCCTATGTCTTAAGCCAAATAGGGAAAAAGGTTTTAGTAGTAGATGCGGATTTGGGGTTAGCAAATATAGATATCCTTTTAGGTCTTACTCCTAAATATAACCTCCAACATGTGATTTTGGGAGAGAAAAGACTAAGTGAGGTCATTATTTCTGGCCCAGGTGGTGTACGAATTCTTCCAGCTAGTTCTGGTGTAGAAGAACTTGCTGCACTTAATTCTGAACAGAAAAAAAGGCTAATAGTAGAATTTTCTTTTTTAGATGATAATTATGATTTTCTTCTTATTGATACAGCTGCAGGAATTTCACCAAATGTTATTTACTTTAACTTAGCTGCTTCAGAGATTGTTATTTTAGTTGAGCCAGATCCTACTTCATTTACTGATTCTTATGCAATGATAAAAGTGCTTTCAGTAAAATATGGTGTGGATTATTTTAAAATTCTTTTAAATAATGTAACTTCTGAGAATGAAGCAAAAGAAATTTTTGAAAAACTTCATCTAGTTACAGATAAATTCTTGCAAGTTCGTTTAGAATATCTCGGCTATATCTTTCATGACAAAAAACTACGTGAGGCAGTAAGGATGCAACGTGCTGTTGTTGAAATTTTTCCTTATGCTAAATCAAGCCAGTGTTTTCATCAAATTGTTAAAGCCCTTTGTGATGAGCCAACAAATCTAGGTGGGAATAGTGTTAACCGATTTATAAACCGTTTATTAGGGAGGGATTATCTATGA
- the flgC gene encoding flagellar basal body rod protein FlgC yields MDPFLAFKIGATGLAVQRLRINLIASNIANIETTRTLKGTPYRRKDLVVMAMPVIRPANSNNPFEEKLIRALKAVIPVEVVEDSRPFKLVYKPSHPDADDKGYVRLPNVNPIEEMVNMISALRAYEANITVINNTKMMMIKALEIGR; encoded by the coding sequence ATGGATCCTTTTTTAGCTTTTAAAATTGGTGCAACTGGTTTAGCTGTACAAAGATTGCGTATAAACCTTATTGCAAGCAACATAGCTAATATAGAAACAACTCGCACTCTTAAAGGCACACCTTATCGGCGTAAGGATCTAGTTGTTATGGCAATGCCTGTTATACGTCCAGCAAATTCTAATAATCCTTTTGAAGAGAAATTAATCAGAGCACTTAAAGCAGTAATACCTGTAGAAGTAGTGGAAGATTCAAGACCCTTTAAATTAGTTTACAAACCAAGCCATCCTGATGCTGATGATAAAGGTTATGTAAGATTGCCAAATGTTAATCCTATTGAGGAAATGGTGAATATGATTTCAGCATTAAGAGCTTATGAAGCAAATATTACAGTAATTAACAATACCAAAATGATGATGATAAAAGCATTAGAAATAGGTCGTTAG
- the flgG gene encoding flagellar basal-body rod protein FlgG produces MIRALWIAASGMEAQNLNVDVIANNLANVNTVGFKKSRADFQDLMYQSLLAPGTASTTQTTVPTGIELGQGVRPVAVQKIFSQGDFQKTDNPLDMAIEGDGFFQILLPNGELAYTRSGAFKLDREGRIVTSDGYLLQPEIAIPEDTINITIGSDGTISVTQPGQSVASQVGQLQIVKFINPAGLKSIGRNLFIPTESSGEPIIGIPGEEGFGTIAQGYLELSNVSVVEEMVNMIIAQRAYEVNAKAIQTADEMLQMANNVKR; encoded by the coding sequence ATGATTCGAGCATTATGGATTGCCGCTAGTGGTATGGAAGCTCAAAATTTAAACGTAGATGTTATTGCTAATAATTTAGCTAATGTTAATACTGTAGGATTTAAAAAATCTCGAGCTGATTTTCAGGATTTAATGTATCAAAGCTTATTAGCACCAGGTACAGCCTCTACTACTCAAACAACAGTACCTACAGGTATTGAATTGGGTCAAGGTGTGAGACCAGTAGCTGTACAGAAAATTTTCTCTCAAGGTGATTTTCAAAAAACAGATAATCCTTTGGATATGGCTATAGAAGGGGATGGATTTTTCCAAATCCTTTTACCAAATGGTGAATTGGCTTATACCCGTTCTGGTGCCTTTAAACTAGATAGAGAAGGTAGAATAGTAACTTCAGATGGTTATCTACTTCAACCTGAAATTGCTATCCCCGAAGACACAATCAATATTACTATCGGTTCTGATGGCACTATTTCTGTAACTCAACCTGGCCAAAGTGTAGCTAGTCAAGTAGGTCAATTACAAATTGTTAAGTTTATTAATCCTGCTGGTTTAAAAAGTATTGGAAGAAATCTTTTTATCCCTACAGAATCTTCAGGAGAACCTATAATCGGCATACCAGGTGAAGAAGGTTTTGGAACAATTGCTCAAGGTTATTTGGAACTTTCTAATGTTAGTGTTGTTGAAGAAATGGTGAATATGATTATTGCCCAGCGGGCTTATGAAGTAAATGCCAAAGCCATCCAGACAGCAGATGAAATGCTGCAGATGGCAAATAATGTTAAAAGGTAA
- the flhF gene encoding flagellar biosynthesis protein FlhF, whose protein sequence is MKIKRFEAQTVQEAIKQIKETLGPDAVILSIKEIKRGKGILGFLHKGVEVTAAIDMPVEHSESPVEEKFEKIESFSNLVRVMEELKLEIKELKDYIQTFMPSPTEASTEIFNLCQQMRMNGLAAEIALKLIEGFKEGFLDTIDENMNIQEFLSYLLSSLVKILPPLEDIKDEQKIAVFVGPTGTGKTTTLAKIAGNLVKVGKNVGIITLDPRKFALEQLNFYANNWGIPIEKVKSPKGLIKAIRRYVEKDVIFIDTCGCSPNNEFQIKDLGRYLHQLSKPLLIYLVLSVTTKEEILLKTAKQFDFLSISSLLFTKLDEGDAHGTIFNQMIYTGKPLSYLTTGQRVPEDIEIATPERVIDLVINNLRGDSDVERNAQIS, encoded by the coding sequence ATGAAGATTAAACGTTTTGAAGCACAAACTGTTCAAGAGGCAATAAAGCAAATAAAAGAAACATTAGGTCCTGATGCTGTAATTCTTTCTATTAAAGAAATCAAGAGAGGAAAGGGTATTTTAGGTTTTTTACATAAAGGAGTGGAAGTAACAGCTGCTATAGATATGCCTGTAGAGCATTCTGAAAGTCCTGTTGAAGAAAAATTTGAAAAGATAGAGTCTTTTTCTAATTTAGTTCGAGTAATGGAGGAACTTAAATTAGAGATAAAAGAGCTTAAAGATTACATTCAAACATTTATGCCAAGTCCTACAGAAGCTAGTACAGAAATTTTTAATCTTTGCCAACAAATGAGAATGAATGGTTTAGCAGCGGAGATTGCCTTAAAGTTAATTGAAGGATTTAAAGAAGGATTTTTAGATACAATTGATGAAAATATGAACATTCAAGAATTTCTTAGTTATTTGTTAAGTAGTTTAGTTAAAATTTTACCACCATTAGAGGATATAAAAGATGAGCAAAAAATTGCTGTTTTTGTAGGTCCTACAGGTACAGGTAAAACTACCACATTAGCTAAGATTGCAGGAAATTTAGTTAAAGTAGGTAAAAATGTAGGTATTATTACATTAGATCCTCGAAAATTTGCTTTAGAACAGCTTAACTTTTATGCCAATAACTGGGGAATACCAATAGAAAAGGTAAAATCACCAAAAGGACTAATAAAGGCAATTAGACGTTATGTAGAAAAGGATGTGATTTTTATAGATACTTGTGGTTGTAGCCCTAACAATGAATTTCAGATTAAAGACCTTGGTCGCTATTTACATCAATTGTCAAAACCATTGTTAATTTATCTAGTCTTAAGTGTGACAACAAAAGAAGAGATACTTTTAAAAACAGCAAAACAATTTGATTTTCTTTCTATTTCTAGCCTTCTTTTTACCAAACTAGATGAAGGAGATGCACATGGCACTATTTTCAATCAGATGATTTATACAGGTAAACCGTTGTCTTATTTAACTACAGGGCAACGGGTGCCTGAGGATATAGAGATAGCCACCCCTGAACGGGTGATTGATTTAGTTATCAATAACTTAAGAGGTGATAGCGATGTTGAGAGAAACGCTCAGATATCGTGA
- a CDS encoding flagellar hook-length control protein FliK, giving the protein MIKSDLIIESFNKKFINLNLKSFIQNGADFGELLQLLMQLISDVKPILNEDKNVSLSISSKEFPKKLINLKEPLKGEEIVKNEYLEEPLEKLSKDKGIYPDLMIIVETGRNQEKKTLFFTNPELKEKNCSKFCLFQIKDEFEKKIEYKKSLEKTIKIDFAPKEINIEEEKLFMFKQVEKNIDYKKAFQNGKRYTSSKSFENLPQNKVIIHNTIHCLKQPKLKIKQENIYPINLENQTVTINEKENIEKNTIKLIFPQLEIEEMPKKLKEVSKLKIDENKEQKSVIGNLFNTDIKKEVEKLQILKMNRPLIKIDQDAIIEQIVKKIEVQFQNGKQEIILDLKPEVLGKLKIHISIDKGTLKVHFFTNTYIVKEVIEKGLEMLKQSFGQQGFLISEFNVSLANEHSEFYMPRNGRQLPQTYKKEKREKVEIIKPKISKNLSINSKSIDFWA; this is encoded by the coding sequence ATGATAAAGAGTGATTTAATAATAGAATCATTTAATAAAAAATTTATTAATCTGAATTTGAAATCTTTTATACAAAATGGGGCTGATTTTGGTGAGCTTTTACAGTTATTAATGCAGTTAATTTCTGATGTTAAACCTATTTTGAATGAAGATAAAAATGTTTCTCTTTCAATTTCTTCAAAGGAATTTCCAAAAAAATTAATAAATCTTAAGGAACCATTAAAAGGAGAAGAAATAGTAAAAAATGAATATTTGGAAGAACCATTAGAAAAACTATCAAAAGACAAAGGTATTTATCCAGATTTAATGATTATTGTTGAAACTGGAAGAAATCAAGAAAAGAAAACACTATTTTTTACAAATCCAGAATTAAAAGAAAAAAATTGTTCTAAGTTTTGTCTTTTTCAAATAAAAGATGAGTTTGAAAAAAAGATTGAATATAAAAAATCTTTAGAAAAAACTATAAAAATTGATTTTGCTCCAAAAGAAATTAATATTGAAGAGGAAAAATTATTTATGTTTAAACAAGTAGAAAAAAATATTGATTATAAAAAAGCATTCCAAAATGGAAAAAGATACACTTCATCTAAATCTTTTGAAAATCTTCCTCAAAATAAAGTTATAATTCACAACACAATACATTGTTTAAAGCAACCAAAATTAAAAATAAAACAAGAAAATATTTATCCTATAAATTTGGAGAATCAAACTGTAACTATAAATGAAAAGGAAAATATTGAAAAAAACACAATAAAACTAATTTTTCCCCAATTGGAGATAGAAGAAATGCCTAAAAAATTAAAAGAAGTTTCAAAATTAAAGATAGATGAAAATAAAGAGCAAAAATCTGTTATTGGCAATCTCTTTAACACTGACATAAAGAAAGAAGTTGAAAAATTGCAGATTTTGAAAATGAATAGACCACTTATTAAAATTGATCAGGATGCAATTATTGAACAAATTGTAAAAAAAATAGAGGTTCAATTTCAAAATGGGAAGCAAGAAATTATACTAGATTTGAAACCAGAGGTATTAGGAAAACTTAAAATTCATATAAGTATAGATAAGGGCACTCTTAAGGTGCACTTTTTTACTAACACATACATAGTGAAAGAAGTGATAGAAAAAGGACTAGAGATGCTTAAACAGAGCTTTGGACAACAAGGATTTTTAATAAGTGAGTTTAATGTTTCTTTAGCTAATGAACATTCTGAATTTTATATGCCTAGAAATGGAAGACAATTGCCTCAAACTTATAAAAAAGAGAAAAGAGAAAAAGTTGAAATAATAAAACCAAAAATTTCAAAAAATCTTTCAATTAACTCAAAAAGTATAGATTTTTGGGCTTAA
- the flhA gene encoding flagellar biosynthesis protein FlhA — protein sequence MLEQLKRSDLFAAIGIVVILMVMIIPIPPFLMDILLTFSISFSLIILLVAMYILKPLEFSVFPSILLVATLFRLSLNIASTRLILLHGNEGPTAAGQVIRAFGQFVVGGNYVVGFIVFLILVVINFVVITKGAGRIAEVAARFTLDAMPGKQMSIDADLNSGLIDEAEARRRRELISKEADFYGAMDGASKFVRGDAIAGIIITLINIVGGLIIGVLQQGMSLSKAAKTYTILTVGDGLVSQIPALIVSTAAGIIVSRAASESNLGQDMAKQLFNYPRAVFTAAFIVFCFGFLPGLPHIPFLLLGLAIGGLGYVVMQAQQRIEEETMAEVPLEEEEEITEVPPLDPIGLEIGYRLIRLVDTSQGGDLLERIKLLRKKYAQEMGFILPPVRIRDNLQLSPNAYSILIKGIEIAKGELMMGYHLAINPGNVKGKIEGIETKEPVFGLPALWIPEKEVKKAQALGYTVVDPTTVLITHFTEVIKRHCYELLDRQEVQALLDSLRKTHPKVVDDLIPNVLSLGIVQKVLQNLLREQVPIRDLVTILETLADYAPMTKDPEVLTEYVRERLGRYIVKQYQTEDGTLPAIMLDQEVEDLIKKGIEQAEFKSYPVLEPQVLNKLTAQLNKAISQLTTQGYLPVILCSTNVRRYFKRLFERIMPQLIVLSYNEIPSNIKIKSLGVVRLGDED from the coding sequence ATGTTAGAACAATTAAAACGAAGTGATCTTTTTGCCGCAATAGGGATTGTTGTTATTTTGATGGTGATGATCATCCCTATACCTCCTTTCTTAATGGATATTTTACTTACTTTTAGCATTAGTTTTTCCCTTATTATTTTGCTTGTAGCTATGTATATTTTAAAACCTTTAGAATTTTCAGTATTTCCTTCTATTCTTCTTGTAGCTACTCTATTTCGACTTTCTCTTAATATTGCCTCTACTCGCCTAATTTTACTTCATGGAAATGAAGGACCAACAGCAGCTGGACAGGTAATACGTGCCTTTGGCCAATTTGTGGTAGGCGGAAATTATGTTGTTGGATTTATAGTATTTCTCATCCTTGTAGTTATTAACTTTGTAGTAATTACCAAAGGTGCAGGTCGTATCGCAGAAGTAGCTGCCCGTTTCACACTTGATGCTATGCCTGGAAAGCAAATGAGTATTGATGCGGATTTAAATAGTGGTCTTATTGATGAAGCTGAAGCAAGAAGACGGCGAGAATTAATTTCAAAAGAAGCGGATTTTTATGGTGCTATGGATGGAGCAAGCAAGTTTGTAAGAGGTGATGCTATTGCTGGCATTATTATTACTCTCATCAATATTGTTGGAGGACTAATTATTGGTGTCCTTCAACAGGGGATGTCTTTATCTAAGGCAGCTAAGACTTACACTATTTTAACTGTTGGTGATGGTCTTGTAAGTCAAATACCAGCCCTTATTGTCTCTACAGCTGCTGGCATTATTGTTTCTAGAGCTGCTTCTGAATCTAACCTTGGTCAAGATATGGCTAAGCAATTATTTAACTATCCTAGAGCAGTATTTACTGCTGCTTTTATTGTCTTTTGCTTTGGCTTTTTGCCTGGTTTGCCTCATATTCCTTTTTTGCTTCTTGGACTTGCAATTGGTGGTTTAGGTTATGTGGTAATGCAAGCACAGCAAAGAATAGAAGAAGAGACTATGGCTGAAGTACCTCTGGAGGAAGAAGAAGAAATAACAGAAGTGCCTCCTTTAGATCCTATTGGACTTGAAATTGGTTATCGCTTAATTCGTTTAGTAGACACATCTCAGGGAGGTGATTTATTAGAGAGAATAAAACTTTTGAGAAAAAAATACGCACAGGAAATGGGCTTTATTTTACCCCCTGTGCGGATAAGAGACAATCTTCAATTATCTCCTAATGCTTATTCAATCCTTATTAAAGGAATAGAAATAGCTAAAGGAGAGTTAATGATGGGTTACCATTTAGCCATTAATCCAGGAAATGTAAAAGGGAAAATAGAGGGTATTGAGACTAAAGAGCCAGTTTTTGGACTTCCTGCCCTTTGGATACCAGAAAAGGAGGTTAAAAAAGCTCAAGCCCTAGGTTATACAGTTGTTGATCCCACAACAGTACTTATTACTCATTTTACTGAAGTAATCAAAAGACATTGTTATGAGCTTCTTGATAGACAAGAAGTGCAAGCACTATTGGATAGTTTGCGAAAGACACATCCTAAAGTAGTGGATGATCTTATTCCAAATGTATTAAGCCTTGGTATTGTGCAGAAAGTGCTTCAGAATCTTTTACGCGAACAAGTGCCTATTAGAGATTTAGTAACCATTTTAGAGACTTTAGCTGATTATGCACCAATGACAAAGGATCCAGAAGTTCTTACAGAATATGTAAGAGAAAGATTGGGTCGCTATATTGTAAAACAATATCAAACAGAAGATGGCACACTTCCTGCTATTATGCTTGATCAGGAAGTGGAAGATCTTATTAAAAAGGGTATTGAACAAGCAGAATTTAAATCATATCCAGTGTTGGAGCCTCAAGTGCTTAATAAACTTACTGCCCAATTAAATAAAGCCATTTCTCAATTAACAACTCAAGGATATTTGCCCGTAATTTTATGTTCTACTAATGTGCGCAGATATTTTAAAAGACTATTTGAAAGAATAATGCCACAATTAATAGTGCTTTCATATAACGAAATACCGAGCAATATCAAAATAAAGTCCCTAGGAGTAGTGAGGTTAGGAGATGAAGATTAA
- a CDS encoding FliA/WhiG family RNA polymerase sigma factor has product MKPLAERITDVNKEKETIRTQMILQYLPLVKYTLERMSLFIPPTVDKEDLIEAGILGLIDAVEKFDPTKKCDFSTYAKFRIRGAILDELRNLDWMPKSLRQKARRLEEIYLRLEQKLGRPPSDEDVAMTLGISEEEYQQLIQKLKGISIVYLEDLLNNAELERGNISDIVVDQNAESAIEFIYSKELVSILSQAIAELPERERLVISLYYYNGLTLREIGEVIGVAKSTVCELQTKALIRLRAKLRHKLKER; this is encoded by the coding sequence ATGAAACCACTGGCTGAACGAATTACTGATGTAAATAAAGAGAAAGAAACAATACGAACTCAAATGATTCTTCAGTATCTTCCATTAGTGAAATACACTTTAGAAAGGATGAGTCTTTTTATTCCGCCTACAGTGGATAAAGAAGACCTTATAGAAGCTGGTATTCTTGGATTAATTGATGCAGTTGAAAAGTTTGATCCTACAAAAAAATGCGATTTTAGTACTTATGCAAAATTTCGGATTAGAGGTGCTATTTTAGATGAACTTCGAAATTTAGATTGGATGCCAAAGTCATTAAGGCAAAAGGCTAGACGATTAGAAGAGATTTATCTGCGTCTGGAGCAAAAATTAGGTCGCCCTCCATCAGATGAAGATGTGGCTATGACATTGGGTATTAGTGAGGAAGAATATCAACAATTAATTCAAAAATTAAAAGGCATTAGTATAGTCTATTTAGAGGATCTTCTTAATAATGCAGAATTAGAACGGGGTAATATTTCTGATATTGTAGTAGATCAAAATGCTGAATCAGCTATTGAATTTATCTATTCTAAAGAGCTTGTATCTATTTTAAGTCAGGCCATAGCAGAATTGCCAGAAAGAGAAAGACTTGTAATTTCTCTTTATTACTACAATGGTCTTACTTTAAGGGAAATTGGTGAAGTTATAGGGGTGGCTAAATCTACTGTATGTGAATTACAAACAAAAGCTTTAATTCGTTTACGAGCTAAATTAAGACATAAACTAAAGGAGAGATAA